The Mobula birostris isolate sMobBir1 chromosome 6, sMobBir1.hap1, whole genome shotgun sequence genome has a window encoding:
- the LOC140199808 gene encoding uncharacterized protein has product MEWLDNINKRRIGTTLQNCLLSTDNTIFRVPWEKVVTPEFIDKPKMIGSTSSVNWTVDQEVVGSNSNNIQISNYSGQVENPSETKPNIFMKENQLKVQQINLTRALHHPVSNVADSLLNSAAASLRELETEYVEINQISVSDSDLSSQASSSSSDLQHALRTNETSEVIPFEPLNINTCNRKSIYLNYMETSSTVAWPNLERIHNPFKFLAGDTEAFNQQSLTDTINSINKEFAKLELSSSMETDLHKGKMQQDFNFCCENMHVLFSQTTDSIEEIVNSQPLESVVCNQTQTSAQDSQDGQFHGSSGNSFSTPCNKNIIDMKSHKEMQELSEQIQ; this is encoded by the coding sequence ATGGAATGGTTGGACAATATTAACAAGAGACGGATAGGAACAACTTTACAAAATTGCCTATTATCTACTGACAACACTATTTTTCGAGTACCTTGGGAAAAGGTGGTAACTCCTGAATTTATTGACAAACCAAAAATGATAGGAAGCACGTCATCAGTAAACTGGACTGTGGATCAAGAAGTTGTTGGCAGCAATTCAAACAATATACAGATCAGCAATTACAGTGGACAAGTAGAAAACCCATCTGAAACAAAACCAAACATATTTATGAAAGAAAACCAACTGAAGGTCCAGCAAATTAATCTTACAAGGGCTTTACATCATCCTGTAAGTAATGTTGCAGATTCTCTACTTAATTCAGCAGCAGCCAGTTTAAGAGAACTTGAAACAGAATATGTAGAAATTAATCAAATTTCAGTAAGTGATAGTGATTTGTCATCACAAGCAAGCAGTTCAAGTTCAGACTTGCAACATGCATTGAGAACTAATGAAACATCAGAAGTGATTCCTTTCGAACCTTTGAATATCAACACTTGCAACAGGAAATCAATTTATTTAAATTACATGGAAACATCTTCAACTGTAGCTTGGCCCAATTTAGAAAGAATACATAATCCTTTTAAATTTCTTGCTGGTGACACAGAGGCATTCAATCAGCAATCACTTACAGATACTATTAACAGTATAAATAAAGAATTTGCAAAATTAGAGCTGTCTTCATCAATGGAGACTGATCTTCACAAAGGCAAAATGCAACAGGATTTTAATTTTTGCTGTGAAAATATGCATGTTTTATTTAGTCAGACCACAGATAGCATAGAGGAAATTGTAAACAGCCAGCCTTTAGAATCAGTGGTCTGTAACCAGACACAGACTTCTGCTCAAGATTCACAAGACGGACAATTTCATGGTTCTTCTGGTAATTCATTCTCTACACCATGTAATAAAAATATAATTGATATGAAATCACATAAAGAAATGCAAGAGTTGTCTGAGCAGATACAATAG